A DNA window from Verrucomicrobiia bacterium contains the following coding sequences:
- a CDS encoding prepilin-type N-terminal cleavage/methylation domain-containing protein, translating to MKTPPKFRHGRRHGFTLIELLVVIAIIAILAGMLLPALAKAKTKAQGIGCLNNNKQLVMAWYLYAGDFNDACANNFTIPDTISAITTRRFNNWVNNVMTWGTSGTEGQSVTNVAWVLNGVLGKYTGGALGVYKCPADLFVAPAQRRAGFKTRLRSNSMNAFFGRSDNLATSATGRSWAFDGRYRQFLRTSDVPEPTMTYLTLDEHPDSINDAFFVTDPAASNWQDRPASYHNGACGFSFADGHAEIKKWLSASSRYPVRYDYGAAKPFDAAGRLDIAWYRDRIQMIPISGR from the coding sequence ATGAAAACGCCCCCAAAATTCCGCCATGGCCGCCGCCATGGCTTCACGCTGATCGAGCTGTTGGTGGTGATCGCCATCATTGCGATCCTCGCCGGCATGCTGCTGCCCGCCCTTGCCAAAGCCAAGACGAAGGCCCAGGGGATCGGCTGCCTCAACAACAACAAGCAGCTGGTGATGGCCTGGTACCTGTACGCGGGCGACTTCAACGACGCCTGTGCCAACAACTTCACCATCCCCGACACGATCAGCGCCATCACGACCCGCAGGTTCAACAACTGGGTGAACAATGTGATGACGTGGGGCACGTCCGGAACCGAAGGCCAGAGCGTGACCAATGTCGCCTGGGTCCTCAACGGCGTCCTGGGCAAGTATACCGGGGGCGCCCTGGGGGTGTACAAGTGCCCGGCAGACCTCTTCGTCGCCCCGGCCCAGAGGCGGGCCGGCTTCAAGACGCGGCTCCGCAGCAACTCGATGAACGCCTTCTTCGGGCGCTCGGACAATCTTGCCACCTCCGCGACCGGACGCAGCTGGGCGTTCGATGGACGCTACCGACAGTTCCTGCGAACGAGCGATGTTCCAGAGCCCACGATGACCTACCTCACGCTCGACGAGCATCCGGACTCCATCAACGATGCGTTCTTCGTCACGGATCCGGCAGCCAGCAACTGGCAGGACCGGCCGGCATCGTATCACAACGGGGCCTGCGGCTTCTCGTTCGCCGACGGTCATGCCGAGATCAAGAAGTGGCTGAGCGCCTCCTCCCGATATCCGGTGCGCTACGATTATGGGGCGGCCAAGCCATTTGATGCGGCAGGCCGGTTGGACATTGCGTGGTATCGGGACCGGATCCAGATGATCCCCATTTCGGGGCGGTGA
- a CDS encoding CRTAC1 family protein codes for MNHATCSRARQAMWLLPAVALAGLWVSFRKAWQPSDASNQVQVTVPHRISPELAARVAAIDAREQAIRETVWAPEVLAQECGRTLEDWWDTLNAATNRLAAAATLAVGEVTWPSWGPPVPVLHGIRIRHPDGPGVPRSTDDWRDGLRSLDAAGWRLHQTEVRQVLFEPDANGAPGHSVFTFAAHLTNGVHIARAALEGELTVHWDPVWTAGEQVGVRRLDVSRIRLAIRDGLPAFVPWLEQEIEPPVNAVSVDPLIVQDLDGDGRPEVVLAGRNQVWRLGGDGQFHAEPLAREDPGLLYAALMADFDGDGVVDFLCLRHEGLRLFRGSVGGRFDAPGLLGWPAPRELRHPMAFTCGDMDGDGDLDLFVGQYKQPYVAGSMPTPCDDARDGHPAYLLRNEGDGRFTDITAGSGLEPKRRRRTYSASFCDLDGDGSLDLVVVSDFAGLDLHRNDGNGRFEDVTARWVAEPSGLGMGHVLSDFNADGRLDLLMIGMNSPTVDRLEHLGLWRPHPALDRSARTRLTYGNRLWLSHPDGGFAPTALNDSIARTGWSWGGTAADFDNDGWPDVAIVNGMESRESVRDIEPEFWLHDLYVGNSGDDPAAHLHFRAKVDRTQGRGHSYGGHEKNRLLMNRAGRSFLEVGHLFGVALEEDTRNIVSADLDGDGRADLVVLSFDRWPSPRQKIRIFRNTLPAEGAWVGFHLRGDGSSVIGSRVTVEMSDGRASRVVVTGDSHRSQHPATVHFGLGDLKHPPSEATIHWASGAVTRIPALEPGRYHDVQAPPRPRRP; via the coding sequence ATGAATCACGCCACATGCTCGCGTGCCCGCCAGGCGATGTGGCTCCTGCCGGCAGTCGCGTTGGCGGGCCTTTGGGTCTCCTTCCGGAAAGCCTGGCAGCCGTCGGATGCCTCGAACCAGGTTCAAGTCACCGTCCCGCACCGAATCAGTCCCGAATTGGCGGCCCGGGTTGCGGCGATTGATGCCCGGGAGCAGGCGATCCGTGAGACCGTGTGGGCGCCGGAAGTTCTCGCCCAGGAATGTGGACGCACCTTGGAGGATTGGTGGGATACCCTCAACGCCGCGACCAACAGGCTGGCCGCCGCGGCCACCCTCGCGGTGGGCGAGGTCACATGGCCCTCCTGGGGGCCGCCCGTACCCGTCCTGCACGGAATTCGGATCCGCCATCCCGACGGTCCCGGGGTCCCCCGTTCCACGGACGACTGGCGGGATGGCCTGCGGTCATTGGACGCCGCGGGCTGGCGCCTTCATCAGACCGAGGTCCGACAGGTGCTCTTTGAGCCCGACGCTAATGGGGCTCCCGGGCACAGTGTCTTCACCTTTGCGGCGCATCTGACGAACGGCGTCCACATCGCGCGGGCCGCTCTGGAGGGTGAGTTGACGGTTCATTGGGACCCGGTATGGACCGCGGGAGAGCAGGTCGGTGTCCGGCGTCTCGACGTCAGCCGGATCCGCCTCGCCATTCGGGACGGGCTTCCGGCGTTTGTTCCCTGGCTGGAACAGGAGATCGAACCGCCCGTCAACGCCGTCTCCGTGGACCCATTGATCGTCCAGGATCTGGATGGCGACGGACGTCCCGAGGTGGTGCTCGCCGGCAGGAACCAGGTCTGGCGTCTGGGAGGGGATGGCCAGTTTCACGCCGAACCGCTGGCCCGTGAGGATCCGGGACTGCTCTACGCCGCTCTGATGGCGGATTTTGACGGTGATGGTGTCGTGGACTTCCTCTGCCTGCGTCATGAAGGCCTAAGGCTGTTCCGGGGATCGGTCGGCGGTCGGTTCGACGCGCCCGGGCTCCTGGGATGGCCCGCACCGCGCGAACTCCGTCATCCCATGGCGTTCACCTGCGGGGACATGGACGGCGATGGAGATCTCGATCTCTTCGTCGGCCAATACAAGCAGCCGTACGTCGCCGGCTCCATGCCCACGCCGTGCGATGATGCCCGTGACGGCCATCCCGCCTACCTGCTGCGCAATGAGGGCGACGGCCGGTTCACCGACATCACCGCCGGCTCCGGCCTGGAGCCCAAACGCCGCCGGCGCACCTACAGTGCATCCTTCTGCGATCTGGATGGGGACGGCTCTCTGGATCTGGTCGTGGTCAGCGACTTCGCCGGGCTCGACCTCCATCGCAACGACGGAAACGGACGGTTTGAGGACGTCACCGCGCGCTGGGTCGCGGAGCCGTCCGGTTTGGGCATGGGGCATGTCCTCTCGGACTTCAATGCGGATGGGCGGCTGGACCTGCTGATGATCGGCATGAACTCACCCACCGTGGACCGGTTGGAACATCTGGGCCTCTGGCGACCGCACCCGGCCCTCGATCGCAGCGCCCGCACCCGCCTGACCTACGGCAACCGGCTGTGGCTGTCGCATCCGGACGGTGGCTTCGCCCCCACCGCCCTCAATGATTCGATCGCACGCACCGGTTGGTCCTGGGGAGGCACTGCCGCCGACTTTGACAATGACGGATGGCCGGACGTTGCCATCGTCAATGGCATGGAAAGCCGCGAATCCGTGCGCGACATCGAACCCGAATTCTGGCTGCACGACCTTTATGTGGGGAACTCCGGGGATGATCCGGCCGCCCACCTCCATTTCCGCGCCAAGGTGGACCGGACCCAGGGGCGGGGTCATTCCTATGGCGGCCATGAGAAAAACCGGCTCCTGATGAATCGCGCCGGCCGTTCGTTCCTCGAGGTGGGACACCTGTTTGGCGTGGCCCTGGAGGAGGACACCCGGAACATCGTGAGCGCCGATCTGGACGGGGATGGGCGGGCGGATCTGGTGGTCCTTTCCTTTGACCGCTGGCCCAGTCCACGGCAAAAGATCCGCATCTTCCGGAACACGCTGCCGGCGGAGGGCGCGTGGGTTGGTTTCCATCTGCGAGGCGACGGTTCCTCCGTCATCGGCAGCCGGGTCACGGTGGAGATGTCCGATGGCAGGGCATCGCGCGTCGTGGTGACCGGCGACTCCCACCGTTCACAACACCCGGCCACAGTCCATTTCGGCCTCGGTGATCTGAAGCATCCACCGAGCGAGGCGACCATCCATTGGGCCTCGGGTGCGGTCACCCGGATCCCGGCGCTCGAGCCGGGCCGTTATCATGACGTGCAGGCCCCGCCCCGCCCGCGACGACCCTGA
- a CDS encoding ABC transporter ATP-binding protein — translation MNPPPPSPLIEARGLVKALGGRRVVDGVDLECRGGEVVGLLGPNGAGKTTTLRMCHGFLRPDAGTIVIAGHDLATDGDRARRALGVCTQDDTFDGDFTVRGNLVQTCRYYRPRIPDVPRRVEELLNRFGLQEFADHKPETLSGGYKRRLMIARAVVHRPRVVFLDEPTTGLDPQARVGVWELVAALRAEGMAVVLTTHYMDEVERLSDRLVLLQGGRVRAQGTTRELLGDVVGEHVVVMAAAAPGADRVLAWLTERGSMASTVLADWHFALSAPELATFVAAFSELRYEVRPPTLDDLFLALAREEDSP, via the coding sequence GTGAATCCCCCCCCGCCATCACCGCTCATCGAGGCGCGCGGTCTCGTCAAGGCGCTCGGGGGACGACGGGTCGTGGACGGCGTGGACCTTGAATGCCGCGGGGGCGAAGTCGTGGGATTGCTGGGCCCCAATGGGGCGGGCAAAACCACCACGTTGCGCATGTGTCACGGCTTCCTGCGCCCCGATGCCGGAACGATCGTCATTGCGGGGCATGACCTCGCGACCGACGGCGACCGGGCCCGGCGCGCCCTGGGCGTCTGCACCCAGGACGACACCTTCGATGGCGATTTCACCGTCCGCGGCAACCTGGTTCAGACCTGCAGATACTATCGTCCGCGCATCCCCGACGTGCCGCGTCGCGTTGAGGAATTGCTTAACCGTTTCGGACTCCAGGAGTTTGCCGATCACAAGCCCGAGACGCTCTCCGGTGGCTACAAGCGCCGGCTGATGATCGCCCGGGCGGTCGTTCACCGGCCGCGGGTGGTGTTCCTCGACGAGCCGACGACCGGACTCGATCCACAAGCGCGGGTTGGCGTCTGGGAACTGGTGGCCGCACTCCGCGCGGAGGGCATGGCCGTGGTGTTGACCACCCATTACATGGACGAAGTGGAACGGCTGTCCGACCGGCTTGTCCTGCTCCAGGGCGGGCGCGTCCGCGCCCAGGGAACCACCCGCGAACTGCTCGGCGATGTGGTGGGGGAGCACGTGGTGGTGATGGCCGCTGCGGCCCCCGGCGCCGACCGGGTGCTGGCGTGGTTGACCGAACGGGGCTCGATGGCATCCACAGTTCTTGCGGACTGGCATTTTGCCCTCAGTGCCCCGGAACTGGCGACTTTTGTGGCTGCATTCTCCGAGCTGCGGTACGAGGTGCGTCCACCGACCCTTGACGACCTGTTTCTTGCCCTTGCCCGGGAGGAGGATTCCCCATGA
- a CDS encoding ABC transporter permease has protein sequence MIRSVLGPALDWQSRAILARHVRVHLRNWHTAALPPVAEPLVLLLAFGVGLGRQVGNLQWAGAPLDYLAYLAPGMLAYTAFMTSFFQSLFSAFMRMRYQRSWEGQLTTQVRLEHVVWGEALWAATLATAYAVVVCLVLGGFGIAGVLQLHWSWLPLVIPLLFLAALAFASIGLLFTAMLPSIDHMGLPFFLVILPLGFASSTYFPLPDVAWLQALVQVNPLHHLAEGLRWLLLRGKPTGHLAAAAGLCAAMLLVLIPVDLILLRRRVFGDR, from the coding sequence ATGATCCGCAGCGTCCTTGGTCCGGCTCTGGACTGGCAGAGTCGCGCGATCCTGGCGCGGCATGTGCGGGTCCACCTCAGGAACTGGCACACCGCCGCCCTGCCGCCTGTGGCAGAACCCCTGGTGCTGCTGCTGGCCTTCGGTGTCGGGCTTGGACGTCAGGTGGGGAATTTGCAATGGGCCGGGGCACCCTTGGACTACCTGGCCTACCTCGCCCCGGGGATGCTGGCCTACACGGCGTTCATGACCTCGTTTTTCCAGTCGTTGTTCTCGGCCTTCATGCGCATGCGCTACCAGCGGTCGTGGGAGGGGCAACTGACCACCCAGGTGCGGCTCGAGCACGTGGTGTGGGGTGAGGCGCTGTGGGCGGCGACACTGGCCACGGCGTACGCAGTGGTGGTGTGCCTTGTCCTGGGCGGATTCGGGATTGCCGGCGTCCTGCAGCTCCACTGGTCCTGGCTGCCGCTGGTCATCCCCCTGCTCTTCCTGGCCGCTCTGGCATTCGCCTCAATCGGCCTGCTGTTCACCGCGATGCTGCCCAGCATTGACCACATGGGGCTGCCCTTCTTTCTGGTCATCCTCCCGCTGGGATTTGCCAGCAGCACCTACTTTCCGCTTCCCGACGTGGCCTGGCTGCAAGCCCTGGTGCAGGTCAACCCGCTGCATCATCTGGCCGAGGGGCTCCGGTGGCTGCTGCTCCGGGGAAAGCCCACCGGGCATCTCGCCGCCGCCGCGGGACTGTGCGCGGCGATGCTCCTGGTGCTGATCCCGGTGGATCTGATCCTCCTCAGGCGCCGCGTATTCGGCGACCGCTGA